From Anopheles darlingi chromosome 2, idAnoDarlMG_H_01, whole genome shotgun sequence, the proteins below share one genomic window:
- the LOC125948052 gene encoding cytochrome P450 4C1-like, producing the protein MVTTLVFLILLFPLLRWLLERHRFAQIYDQIPGPRAYPFIGTLYMFFGKTSEEITTIIDRRVGRYDGIHRIWVGMTPEVRLSKPEYIEQIISSSKHIEKGTLYRFLADWLGEGLLTAKGERWFQHRRLITPTFHFNILDGFCEVFAENTAVLVKRLQPYADTGKPINIYPFITNAALDIICETAMGVKVNAQSSDEADNAYVNAVYGLTTLFMERLVRPWLHPEWIFKRSSLGRKQQALLDILHGYTRQVIRERKKTLDAGASVHEIPSDGAVYGRKRRLAFLDVLLQSATNTDTTPLSDEDVREEVDTFMFEGHDTTTAGISWALFLLALHPEIQEQVHQEIDSIFAGSDRPATMQDLNEMRLLERCLKETLRLYPSVPFFGRTLSEDVNLGGYHVPARTIIGIHTYNVHRDERYFPEPELFDPDRFLAERSERRHPYAYIPFSAGPRNCIGQKFALLEEKSVVSGILRQYRIRSARTREQQQKVADLITRPKDGVLLYFESRTTG; encoded by the exons ATGGTGACGACGCTGGTGTTTCTGATACTGTTGTTCCCGTTGCTAAGGTGGCTTCTGGAACGCCACAGGTTCGCGCAGATCTACGATCAAATTCCGGGTCCGCGGGCGTACCCCTTCATCGGAACGCTGTACATGTTTTTCGGTAAAACATCCGAAG AAATAACGACGATAATTGATCGAAGAGTGGGTCGGTACGATGGAATCCACCGAATCTGGGTCGGTATGACGCCAGAGGTACGGCTCAGCAAGCCCGAATACATCGAACAGATCATCAGCTCGAGTAAGCACATCGAGAAAGGGACTCTGTACCGCTTTCTGGCCGACTGGCTGGGCGAGGGATTACTCACGGCAAAAG GTGAACGATGGTTTCAGCACCGAAGGCTCATTACGCCGACATTCCATTTCAACATTCTGGACGGGTTCTGTGAGGTGTTTGCGGAAAATACGGCCGTGCTGGTGAAGCGGCTACAACCGTACGCCGATACCGGGAAACCTATCAACATCTATCCATTCATAACAAATGCCGCGCTGGACATCATCTGTG aaacggcCATGGGAGTCAAGGTAAACGCACAAAGCAGCGACGAAGCAGATAATGCTTACGTGAATGCAGTGTATGG ATTAACTACCCTGTTTATGGAACGTCTCGTGCGGCCGTGGTTACACCCGGAATGGATCTTCAAACGATCCTCGCTCGGGCGGAAGCAGCAAGCCCTTCTGGACATACTGCATGGCTACACACGCCAG GTAATACGGGAGCGTAAGAAGACGCTGGACGCTGGGGCGTCGGTTCACGAGATACCATCGGATGGTGCAGTGTATGGCCGGAAACGGCgacttgcctttctcgatGTGCTATTGCAAAGCGCCACCAACACGGACACTACCCCGCTCTCCGATGAAGACGTACGCGAGGAGGTGGATACATTTATGTTCGAG GGTCACGACACAACGACGGCCGGGATTAGCTGGGCCCTCTTTCTGCTCGCCCTTCACCCCGAGATCCAGGAGCAAGTGCATCAGGAAATTGATTCCATCTTCGCCGGTAGCGACCGGCCAGCCACGATGCAGGATCTCAATGAGATGCGGCTGCTGGAGCGTTGCTTGAAGGAAACCCTGCGCCTCTACCCCTCCGTACCATTCTTTGGCCGTACGCTCAGCGAGGATGTGAACCTCGGTGGTTACCACGTACCGGcccgcaccatcatcggcattcACACGTACAATGTGCATCGTGATGAAAG ATACTTTCCCGAGCCGGAGCTCTTCGATCCGGACCGGTTTCTGGCCGAACGCTCCGAACGCCGCCATCCATACGCGTACATTCCGTTCAGTGCCGGACCGAGGAACTGCATTGGCCAGAAGTTTGCACTGCTCGAGGAGAAGAGCGTTGTGTCGGGAATCTTGCGGCAGTATCGCATTCGCTCCGCGCGAACCCGCGAACAACAGCAGAAGGTGGCCGATCTCATCACGCGACCGAAGGATGGTGTGTTGCTATACTTCGAATCGCGAACCACTGGATAG